The Methanosphaera sp. BMS genome contains a region encoding:
- a CDS encoding pyrroline-5-carboxylate reductase, translating into MNNKITENKIGIIGAGNIGQSLIIKLLKEGYPEENIKLTYRGSIFTFEKIYDNNLVDMISDNSRIVEESDILILSVPPQAFKQIGDFGLKEDNLVISFMAGISIDEIKKQTGSDNVVRVMPTGPDTILDSNAIAGVYPENDDACELLDLLDIDYYILDMEDDMKYMTLIGCLPAVYCVYDYESVENKEVVDKFSKEFPLFKELSYKASLLVPNEDKEEFVKKVATPGGVTQKILFSLDNGESFYDSLVIALDYIDKLNDMIFV; encoded by the coding sequence ATGAATAATAAAATTACTGAAAATAAAATCGGAATAATAGGTGCGGGAAATATCGGACAATCATTAATAATAAAATTGCTTAAAGAAGGTTATCCCGAAGAAAATATCAAATTAACATATAGAGGTTCAATATTTACCTTTGAAAAGATATATGACAACAACCTTGTGGATATGATAAGTGACAATTCAAGGATTGTAGAAGAATCGGACATACTCATTCTCAGTGTTCCGCCACAGGCATTCAAACAGATAGGGGACTTCGGACTCAAAGAGGATAATCTTGTAATATCATTCATGGCAGGAATATCCATAGATGAGATTAAAAAGCAAACGGGATCTGATAATGTAGTCAGGGTAATGCCGACCGGACCAGATACAATATTAGACTCAAATGCCATAGCTGGTGTGTATCCTGAAAATGATGATGCATGTGAACTACTTGATTTATTGGACATTGATTATTATATTCTTGACATGGAGGATGATATGAAATACATGACGCTTATCGGATGTTTGCCGGCGGTGTACTGTGTGTATGATTATGAATCTGTTGAGAATAAGGAGGTGGTTGATAAGTTCTCCAAGGAATTTCCACTATTTAAAGAATTATCATATAAGGCTTCCCTATTAGTTCCAAACGAGGACAAGGAGGAATTTGTAAAAAAGGTCGCAACTCCTGGTGGAGTTACGCAAAAGATATTATTTTCGCTTGATAACGGTGAATCGTTTTATGATTCATTGGTCATAGCTTTGGATTATATAGATAAGTTGAATGATATGATATTTGTCTGA
- a CDS encoding DNA methyltransferase: MEITIILSQENETLPKAELIARMETLNIGYDILEEYPGVIILDVDADRTMVDKLGSHLAYSHEVLENIKHTTVEEIIKDSNEIPWDEIIDDSFKVRVRRIGNGPIARNELERHIGGIIKQSSNMPVSLDNAAYTIKLIFTDPTEHVNEHKEVSISKYNKIIIAKSIVQQDKKHFFDNKPHKRPYFHPGSMSPKLALCMVNLAHVHENDVVLDPFCGTGGILIEAGCLNTKLIASDLERHMVEGTKLNLEAEGFKDFKVYWEDVRKLELNERVDAVAMDPPYGISTTLGGIDTKKLYHEALIAISKYLKDDGYICMASPHYIDLYEVIEDTPLEILEQHSIRMHKSLTRIITVLSKKRGYKCLKI, from the coding sequence ATGGAAATCACTATAATTTTATCACAGGAAAATGAAACATTACCTAAGGCGGAACTTATTGCAAGGATGGAAACATTAAACATTGGATATGACATACTCGAGGAATATCCGGGTGTAATAATACTTGACGTTGACGCCGACAGGACAATGGTAGACAAGTTGGGAAGCCATCTGGCATACTCCCATGAAGTACTTGAAAACATTAAGCATACAACGGTGGAGGAAATCATAAAGGACTCTAATGAAATTCCATGGGATGAAATAATCGATGACTCATTCAAGGTAAGGGTCCGACGAATAGGCAATGGGCCAATCGCAAGAAATGAATTGGAACGACACATCGGGGGAATAATAAAACAATCATCCAATATGCCAGTATCACTGGATAACGCGGCATATACCATAAAGTTAATATTTACCGATCCAACAGAACACGTAAATGAACATAAAGAAGTATCAATATCAAAATACAACAAGATAATCATAGCCAAAAGCATAGTCCAGCAGGACAAGAAACATTTCTTCGACAACAAACCACACAAAAGACCATACTTCCACCCGGGTTCAATGAGTCCAAAACTGGCCTTATGTATGGTTAACCTGGCACATGTCCATGAAAATGACGTTGTACTTGACCCGTTCTGTGGAACCGGTGGAATACTTATAGAGGCAGGATGCTTAAACACAAAGCTAATAGCAAGTGACCTTGAAAGACACATGGTAGAAGGAACAAAACTAAACCTGGAAGCAGAAGGATTCAAGGATTTTAAGGTTTACTGGGAAGACGTTAGAAAACTGGAATTAAACGAAAGAGTAGATGCCGTTGCAATGGATCCTCCATATGGAATATCAACCACACTCGGCGGAATCGATACAAAAAAACTTTATCATGAGGCACTCATAGCAATAAGCAAATATCTTAAGGATGACGGGTATATATGCATGGCAAGTCCCCACTACATAGACTTATATGAAGTAATAGAGGACACACCACTTGAAATATTGGAACAACACTCAATAAGAATGCATAAAAGCTTAACAAGAATAATAACAGTATTATCCAAAAAGAGGGGATATAAATGTTTGAAAATCTAA
- a CDS encoding GMP synthase subunit A — protein sequence MSIVIINNFGQYNHRISRTLSYLGIENKLISNSTSLEDIKKLNPEGIILGGGPSIERIGNCKEILGNINVPILGICLGHQLIADYFGGETKSADVESYAQIEINILKNTGLFEGIDDTLKVWASHKDEVVTLPESFEVIADSDKCSIEAMKHKDKEIYGIQFHPEVQHTPRGGEIFENFYRICKEYPKN from the coding sequence ATGAGCATTGTTATTATTAATAATTTTGGACAGTACAATCACAGAATATCCAGGACCCTAAGTTACCTGGGTATCGAAAATAAATTAATATCAAACAGTACTAGTCTAGAGGACATAAAGAAATTAAATCCGGAAGGTATCATATTAGGTGGTGGGCCTTCCATTGAAAGGATAGGTAATTGTAAAGAAATTCTTGGAAATATTAACGTTCCTATTCTAGGTATTTGCTTGGGACATCAACTTATCGCCGATTACTTTGGCGGAGAAACCAAAAGTGCAGATGTTGAAAGTTATGCACAGATTGAAATCAATATCCTGAAAAATACAGGGCTATTTGAGGGCATTGACGATACCTTGAAGGTATGGGCTTCACATAAGGATGAAGTTGTAACATTACCTGAATCATTTGAGGTAATCGCAGATTCTGATAAATGTTCCATTGAAGCTATGAAACATAAGGATAAGGAAATTTATGGAATTCAATTCCATCCTGAAGTTCAACACACCCCACGTGGTGGAGAGATATTTGAAAACTTTTATAGGATATGTAAAGAATATCCGAAAAATTAA
- a CDS encoding FkbM family methyltransferase has product MHIIQYYKLIKEIFRTTNNPVTVLLYRAGIINETKISTKNYGLFKITGDWENTFIFNLIYSYLVNIPPEIKPSKEDITVFRNFINDILIKKDTITVDNLTFVNNNTICTVSERLTDKYNVTLNVKDKVVLDLGANICDTALYYAKDGAKKVYSYEASPTVYTVALKNLDLNPQYKDIIEIHNIAISDKKVLHLPIEDDTFSAITSEYNDTTNKEIVEVKTITINEIVENLNGNVDVLKLDIEGSEFDLVDNTDFSVFDEMLIEYHSSLTGISRNVITDKLENQGFNVEVLQTAYYDIDDFGLIHATKN; this is encoded by the coding sequence ATGCATATAATTCAATATTATAAATTAATCAAAGAAATATTCAGAACCACCAATAATCCAGTAACTGTACTACTTTATAGAGCAGGAATAATCAATGAAACAAAAATCAGTACAAAAAATTATGGGTTATTTAAAATTACAGGTGATTGGGAAAATACATTTATTTTCAATTTAATCTATTCATATCTTGTAAACATACCTCCAGAGATTAAACCCTCAAAGGAGGATATCACAGTCTTCAGAAACTTCATAAATGATATATTAATTAAAAAAGATACAATAACCGTTGATAATCTAACCTTCGTAAACAACAATACAATATGCACAGTAAGTGAACGTTTAACCGATAAATATAATGTAACATTAAATGTTAAAGACAAAGTAGTTTTGGATTTAGGGGCTAACATTTGTGATACTGCATTATACTATGCAAAAGATGGTGCTAAGAAAGTTTACTCATATGAAGCATCACCCACGGTTTATACCGTTGCACTCAAAAACCTAGACTTAAATCCACAATACAAAGACATAATTGAAATACATAATATCGCAATATCAGACAAAAAGGTGTTGCATCTACCCATTGAAGATGATACTTTTAGTGCAATAACCTCCGAGTACAATGATACGACTAATAAAGAAATCGTGGAAGTAAAAACAATCACCATTAATGAGATTGTGGAGAATCTTAATGGAAACGTTGATGTTCTAAAGTTAGACATTGAAGGTAGTGAATTCGATCTTGTTGATAATACTGATTTTAGTGTTTTCGATGAAATGTTAATCGAATATCATAGTAGTTTAACCGGAATTTCAAGAAACGTTATAACCGACAAACTGGAAAATCAAGGATTCAATGTTGAAGTTCTCCAAACAGCATACTATGATATAGATGACTTCGGACTTATACATGCGACTAAAAATTAG
- a CDS encoding Fic family protein, whose product MFEPKFTYTNKIVNYIAKIASAKEIISNAKIIPLYDTQLKQEALIKSSHYSTSIEGNPLKLEEVKTLIINNQKPVTKAEQEVLNYFNVLNHLEKYSDKKITKNTLLSLHKELTKDLLRNPAYEGKFRDTSVIIGNIHTKQINYVPPDAYKVPYLVEELISWLNNCTSEMYPVITAGILHYELVRIHPFIDGNGRTSRIMATLILSMNEFNIDNYFTLDEYYNKDRQAYVDALNNADKNHDLTIWLEYFCQGVLYSIEKVKNEVLTLTQITSKYDNTIELTPNEISVLTLLEEKKQVKNKDIQNMLNISSQASYKIIKKLKDKKLIKRVGKGRSTIYILQ is encoded by the coding sequence ATGTTTGAACCGAAATTTACATATACAAATAAAATTGTAAATTATATTGCAAAAATTGCTTCAGCCAAGGAGATAATTAGTAATGCAAAGATAATTCCATTATATGATACACAATTAAAGCAGGAAGCTCTTATCAAGTCTTCCCATTATTCAACATCAATTGAGGGAAATCCTTTAAAATTAGAGGAAGTAAAAACATTAATTATAAACAATCAAAAACCGGTTACAAAAGCAGAACAAGAAGTTTTAAATTACTTTAATGTATTGAATCATTTAGAAAAATATTCAGATAAAAAGATTACAAAAAATACCCTTCTGTCATTACATAAAGAGTTGACCAAAGATTTGTTAAGAAATCCAGCATATGAAGGTAAATTTAGGGATACCAGTGTGATTATCGGCAATATACATACCAAACAAATTAATTACGTACCACCTGATGCTTATAAAGTACCTTATTTAGTAGAAGAATTGATAAGCTGGTTAAACAATTGTACAAGTGAAATGTATCCTGTTATTACTGCAGGAATTCTTCATTACGAATTAGTACGTATACATCCTTTTATTGATGGCAATGGACGTACCAGCAGAATTATGGCTACATTAATATTATCAATGAATGAATTCAATATTGATAACTACTTTACATTGGATGAATATTATAATAAGGACAGACAAGCATATGTTGATGCACTAAATAATGCAGATAAAAATCATGACTTAACTATTTGGTTAGAATACTTTTGTCAGGGCGTATTGTATTCAATCGAAAAAGTAAAAAACGAAGTATTGACTTTAACTCAAATTACATCAAAATATGATAATACCATAGAATTAACCCCAAATGAAATTTCTGTATTAACATTACTTGAAGAAAAAAAACAGGTAAAAAATAAAGATATTCAGAATATGTTAAACATTTCTTCTCAAGCCAGTTATAAAATTATTAAAAAATTAAAAGATAAAAAATTGATAAAAAGAGTTGGAAAAGGTAGAAGTACTATATACATATTACAATGA
- a CDS encoding (R)-citramalate synthase: protein MFENLRILDTTLRDGEQTPGVLITSNEKLKIALKLDELGVDVIEAGSAITSNDEQKSIKSITENNLNAEICSFARPLKIDIDTAIDCGVDSIHLVIPSSDLHIQQKLRKSREEVEKMAVDATEYAKSHGLIVELSTEDATRTSVDDLKQLYTKCIDAGCDRICACDTIGLLTPERSYEFYSQLSTLDVPLSVHCHNDFGLAVANTLAALRAGATQAHVTINGLGERAGNASCEELIMAIESLYTEKTHINTELFYETSQLVERISGVTLQTNKAIVGANAFAHESGIHADGVLKNSDTYEPMKPEKVGHRRRFILGKHVGKHVIREKIKETKTEVSEDELNRIFERVKSLSDMGKTVTDVDLQAITDEILSINPEDSLILEEYTTVSGNRMTPTASVKVNINNREKIEAGVGVGPVDAAIEAIRKTVADTADITLEEYHVDAITGGTDALIDVLVKLKHDDKIITSRSTEPDIIMASVEAYLKGVNKILTDKKRG from the coding sequence ATGTTTGAAAATCTAAGAATACTGGATACAACTCTAAGGGATGGTGAACAAACACCAGGAGTACTGATAACATCCAACGAAAAACTAAAGATAGCACTCAAACTTGATGAATTGGGAGTGGACGTGATAGAGGCAGGCTCAGCAATAACCTCCAATGATGAACAAAAAAGCATCAAATCAATAACAGAAAACAACTTAAACGCTGAGATATGTAGCTTTGCAAGACCACTTAAGATAGACATTGACACGGCAATAGACTGTGGTGTAGATAGCATTCACCTGGTAATACCATCATCAGATTTGCATATACAGCAGAAGCTAAGAAAATCACGTGAAGAAGTAGAAAAGATGGCCGTAGATGCAACGGAGTATGCTAAAAGTCATGGACTGATAGTGGAGCTATCAACAGAGGATGCGACAAGAACAAGTGTGGATGACTTAAAGCAGTTATATACAAAGTGCATTGATGCAGGCTGTGACAGGATATGTGCATGTGACACGATAGGATTATTAACACCCGAAAGATCATATGAATTCTACAGCCAACTTTCAACCCTTGATGTACCTCTTAGCGTTCATTGTCACAACGACTTCGGACTAGCAGTGGCAAACACGCTTGCAGCACTAAGGGCAGGTGCAACACAGGCACATGTAACCATAAATGGATTAGGTGAAAGAGCAGGAAACGCTTCATGTGAAGAATTGATAATGGCAATAGAATCATTATACACTGAAAAAACACACATTAATACGGAACTTTTCTATGAAACCTCACAGCTAGTTGAAAGAATATCCGGCGTAACCCTACAGACAAACAAGGCAATAGTAGGAGCCAATGCATTTGCACATGAATCAGGAATACACGCCGATGGAGTGCTTAAAAACTCCGATACTTATGAGCCTATGAAACCAGAAAAGGTAGGTCATAGAAGAAGATTCATCCTCGGAAAACATGTTGGAAAACACGTGATAAGAGAAAAAATCAAGGAAACAAAAACGGAAGTTAGCGAAGATGAATTAAACCGCATATTTGAAAGGGTAAAATCATTATCCGACATGGGAAAAACAGTAACCGACGTTGACCTGCAGGCAATAACCGATGAAATACTAAGCATAAATCCTGAGGATTCACTTATCCTGGAAGAATACACGACAGTATCCGGAAACCGTATGACGCCAACGGCATCAGTAAAGGTAAACATCAACAACAGGGAAAAAATAGAGGCAGGTGTTGGAGTAGGACCGGTTGATGCGGCAATAGAGGCAATAAGAAAAACAGTAGCCGATACGGCCGATATCACACTCGAAGAATACCACGTGGATGCAATAACCGGTGGAACAGACGCCCTTATTGACGTACTTGTAAAACTCAAGCATGACGATAAGATAATAACCTCACGCAGTACAGAACCCGATATCATCATGGCAAGTGTAGAAGCATACCTTAAGGGCGTAAATAAGATACTTACCGATAAAAAACGGGGATAG
- the guaA gene encoding glutamine-hydrolyzing GMP synthase has protein sequence MMDTEKFIEESIQNIKDEVKDEKVIIALSGGVDSSVASALASEAIGKQLEAIFVDHGLLRKDEAKEVEETFKDKLNFKLVDAADEFVEALAGITDPEKKREIIGHKFIEVFEREAKKSGAKYLLQGTIAPDWIESEGNIKSHHNLTLPDGLVLEIIEPLRELYKDEVREVGTQLGLPDKIVHRQPFPGPGLAVRVLGEVTKEKLDICREANAILNEFVEKEELDKDLWQYFVVLTNSKVTGVKGDQRDFGYLVVIRMVQSFDAMTANVPDLPWEFLHNVSQEITAKVPQITHVSLSLSNKPPSTIEFE, from the coding sequence ATGATGGATACAGAAAAATTTATAGAAGAATCAATTCAAAACATTAAAGATGAAGTTAAAGATGAAAAAGTTATAATAGCATTATCTGGTGGAGTGGACAGTTCAGTTGCCAGTGCCCTTGCAAGTGAGGCCATTGGAAAACAGTTAGAAGCAATATTCGTGGATCACGGTCTTTTAAGAAAAGATGAGGCAAAGGAAGTTGAGGAGACATTTAAAGACAAATTAAACTTTAAACTCGTGGATGCTGCTGATGAATTTGTAGAAGCACTTGCTGGAATAACTGATCCTGAGAAAAAACGTGAAATCATTGGACATAAATTCATAGAAGTGTTTGAAAGGGAAGCTAAAAAGTCAGGTGCAAAATATCTGCTGCAGGGAACAATAGCTCCCGATTGGATTGAAAGTGAAGGAAACATAAAATCACACCATAACCTAACACTACCTGATGGATTAGTACTTGAAATAATTGAGCCACTACGTGAATTGTATAAAGATGAAGTAAGGGAAGTAGGTACACAGTTAGGTTTACCGGATAAGATTGTACACAGACAACCATTCCCTGGACCTGGACTGGCGGTACGTGTACTCGGTGAAGTTACCAAGGAAAAGTTGGATATCTGTAGAGAAGCCAATGCAATTTTAAATGAATTTGTTGAGAAGGAAGAACTTGACAAAGACTTATGGCAATACTTCGTAGTACTTACCAACAGTAAAGTAACCGGAGTTAAAGGTGATCAAAGAGACTTCGGATACCTCGTGGTTATAAGGATGGTACAGTCATTTGATGCAATGACAGCCAATGTACCTGACCTTCCATGGGAATTCCTGCATAACGTATCACAGGAAATAACTGCAAAAGTACCTCAGATAACACACGTATCCCTCTCTTTAAGTAATAAGCCACCTAGTACCATTGAATTTGAATAA
- the cgi121 gene encoding KEOPS complex subunit Cgi121, with protein sequence MQDLQDELLFQYDINVHAYEDCIIDDIPSFLKEIDKITILKEDSIIQLLDCDYICGMSHLRQAISQVIKAFDEKQNFANDKGLEICVRLSGQKQISQALKLLGIKKKGNILVVYVNCSDKQVELTEKLLSGRNDTLIEEYDVDSIIEAYNLSGSENLVGAICEKIALLALKN encoded by the coding sequence ATGCAGGACTTACAGGATGAATTGCTATTTCAGTATGATATAAATGTACATGCCTATGAAGACTGTATCATTGATGACATCCCCTCCTTTTTAAAGGAGATTGATAAGATAACTATACTCAAGGAGGATTCTATAATACAGCTATTGGACTGTGACTATATCTGTGGAATGAGTCATCTAAGACAAGCAATAAGCCAGGTGATAAAGGCATTTGATGAAAAACAGAACTTTGCAAATGATAAGGGCTTGGAGATATGTGTCAGATTATCCGGTCAAAAGCAGATAAGTCAGGCACTTAAGCTATTGGGAATCAAAAAAAAGGGAAATATATTGGTTGTATACGTTAATTGTAGTGATAAACAGGTGGAATTAACCGAAAAATTATTATCCGGTAGAAATGATACTTTAATAGAGGAATATGATGTGGATTCAATCATAGAAGCATATAATCTATCCGGTAGTGAGAATTTAGTTGGTGCCATATGTGAAAAAATAGCATTGCTTGCACTTAAAAACTAA
- a CDS encoding Nre family DNA repair protein — protein MIESKYAYLKQITRQLYNMKSTKVDKQLDGTTPPSVFIGTYNYPKVFAGPLLAPSYEDSAIMDNPEAWVNNNTSQQDIIAYRLNLVRGKQTIGITDLENNYVEKLQEISMASKSIQSEAEFNKKPRGMTFSAENAPHGPSAVLKKFDIDNVKWDHQLEKTYYDTDLKAADAVEILHDKDIPFSQIQKAFSVGTMGVKDNRKLVPTRWSITAVDTTIADRLLDKVKYYSQLDTYRVYEYSSLNNYYAILEIPSPWQYEWMEAFLDIHGKGTMIFTDYENNKGKKEYSRVGGCYYTAKMAILEQLERDKLQACCIVFREANENYIPLGVFNVRENIRHAMNSPYNEFETLNNALDYIETKLKLTVKDFRLAGDLLDDIIKHRQTTLDQFF, from the coding sequence ATGATTGAAAGTAAGTATGCATACCTGAAACAGATAACACGGCAATTGTATAACATGAAGTCAACGAAGGTAGACAAGCAGTTAGATGGAACAACCCCTCCTTCCGTATTTATCGGTACATACAATTATCCTAAGGTATTTGCCGGACCACTTCTTGCACCCAGCTATGAGGACTCGGCAATAATGGACAACCCCGAAGCGTGGGTCAACAACAATACCTCCCAGCAGGACATCATAGCATACAGGTTGAATCTTGTACGCGGAAAGCAAACAATAGGAATTACAGACCTTGAAAACAACTATGTTGAAAAGCTTCAGGAAATATCCATGGCATCAAAGTCCATTCAAAGTGAAGCGGAGTTTAATAAAAAACCTCGTGGCATGACATTCAGTGCAGAGAATGCCCCCCATGGACCCAGTGCCGTCCTGAAGAAGTTCGACATAGATAACGTCAAATGGGATCACCAGTTGGAAAAGACTTACTATGATACTGATCTTAAGGCGGCAGATGCCGTTGAAATATTGCATGACAAGGATATTCCTTTCTCACAGATACAGAAGGCATTCAGTGTAGGTACAATGGGAGTTAAGGACAACAGAAAACTTGTACCTACCCGCTGGTCAATAACCGCCGTTGACACTACAATAGCCGATAGACTGCTTGACAAGGTAAAATACTATTCACAGCTGGACACATACCGCGTATACGAGTATTCCAGCCTCAACAATTACTATGCAATTCTTGAGATTCCAAGTCCATGGCAGTATGAGTGGATGGAGGCATTCCTTGATATCCATGGCAAGGGAACGATGATATTTACCGATTATGAAAACAACAAGGGCAAAAAGGAGTATTCACGTGTAGGGGGATGCTACTATACCGCCAAGATGGCCATTCTTGAACAATTAGAAAGGGACAAATTGCAGGCCTGCTGTATCGTATTCAGGGAAGCCAATGAAAACTACATACCACTGGGCGTGTTCAACGTACGTGAAAATATCAGACATGCAATGAACAGTCCATATAATGAGTTTGAGACATTGAACAATGCACTTGACTATATTGAAACGAAACTTAAATTAACCGTCAAGGACTTTAGGTTGGCGGGGGACTTGCTTGATGATATTATAAAGCACCGCCAGACAACTCTTGATCAGTTCTTCTAG
- a CDS encoding ATP-binding protein, protein MHNLISKLIVYKNIDEPILLELSGIFKRFEKGDYDADDLISDIYTQINKLLSLATVYGFNKNLWHNYIAYLIATIENPFTLTSEKTGKKEGSVNEFVKHDMKIFHKLFNYDFGIIEEKLDIDCFSIISNYDSIIKKQQLFNQDVSSKVQLLSSRMESANDENDLFDIITDFYKEYGVGKYGLNRAFQLSHDENKDFLIAITSLDDVVLDDLLGYDLQKEKLIHNTESFVNGKKANNVLLYGDAGTGKSTSIKAILNMYYPMGLRMIEVYKHEMKYVSKIISEIKNRNYKFILYMDDLSFEEYESEYKYLKALIEGGLETKPDNVLIYATSNRRHLIKETWNERVNTSGGEEMYHSDTVREKLSLVDRFGVTIGYYKPSMKEYFEIVKSLARKYPEITLTDDELEHEANVWVRTHGAQSGRTAEQLIYHLLGDIK, encoded by the coding sequence ATGCATAATCTAATTTCAAAACTGATTGTATATAAGAATATAGATGAACCCATACTACTGGAGTTATCGGGAATTTTTAAAAGATTTGAAAAAGGTGACTATGACGCGGATGACTTAATCAGCGATATTTACACCCAGATAAACAAGTTACTTAGTCTTGCAACCGTTTATGGATTCAATAAAAATCTATGGCATAACTACATAGCATACCTGATTGCCACGATCGAAAACCCATTTACATTAACAAGTGAGAAGACCGGAAAAAAAGAGGGCAGCGTTAATGAATTTGTAAAGCATGACATGAAAATATTTCATAAATTATTCAACTATGACTTTGGCATTATAGAAGAAAAGTTAGACATTGATTGCTTTAGCATAATCTCCAATTATGATTCAATAATAAAGAAACAACAGCTGTTTAACCAGGATGTCAGTTCAAAGGTTCAATTGTTAAGCTCCAGGATGGAATCGGCCAATGATGAAAATGACTTGTTTGACATCATAACCGATTTCTATAAGGAGTATGGTGTTGGAAAATATGGATTAAACAGGGCATTTCAACTGTCCCATGATGAAAATAAAGACTTTTTAATAGCCATTACCTCTTTGGATGATGTTGTTTTGGATGATCTGTTGGGATATGATTTGCAGAAAGAAAAGCTCATCCATAACACGGAAAGCTTTGTTAACGGTAAAAAGGCAAACAATGTATTGCTGTACGGTGATGCGGGTACTGGAAAAAGTACCAGCATAAAGGCAATACTCAACATGTACTATCCCATGGGACTTCGTATGATAGAAGTCTATAAGCATGAGATGAAATATGTATCCAAGATAATATCGGAGATTAAAAATCGTAACTATAAGTTTATCCTTTACATGGATGATTTGTCATTTGAAGAGTATGAAAGCGAGTACAAGTATCTTAAGGCATTGATTGAAGGTGGCCTTGAGACAAAGCCCGACAATGTCCTGATATATGCAACATCCAATAGGAGACATCTTATCAAGGAAACGTGGAACGAACGGGTCAACACCTCCGGCGGTGAAGAGATGTATCACTCGGATACCGTGCGTGAGAAATTATCCCTGGTTGATAGGTTTGGTGTCACAATCGGTTATTATAAGCCTAGCATGAAGGAGTACTTTGAAATTGTTAAATCTTTAGCTAGGAAATATCCGGAAATTACCTTGACTGATGATGAGTTGGAACATGAGGCCAATGTCTGGGTAAGAACACACGGAGCACAGTCCGGACGTACCGCCGAACAGTTAATCTATCATCTTTTGGGTGACATCAAATAG